From Tachyglossus aculeatus isolate mTacAcu1 chromosome 12 unlocalized genomic scaffold, mTacAcu1.pri SUPER_6_unloc_1, whole genome shotgun sequence, the proteins below share one genomic window:
- the LOC119921167 gene encoding olfactory receptor 1509-like, whose amino-acid sequence MEGVNRTRVDEFIFLGLTDNPILETVFLVTFSVTYVLTLLGNLLIVVTVASTPRLHTPMYFFLGNLSLIDICHSSVTVPKMLEGFLSESKSISFDGCVAQLFFLHLFACSEIFLLTVMAYDRYVAICVPLRYPTVMTVKVSVQLVSALWLGGAIHSLVQTFLTIRLPYCGPNVIDNYFCDVPQVIGLACTDTYLTGMLIVSNSGAISLFCFLALSASYAVILASLRRQSAEGRRKALSTCSVHFVMVVFLFGPCIFLYTRPHSTYAADKVVSIFYTVITPWLNPLIYTLRNEEVKKSMRQLRKRRVFILRSCF is encoded by the coding sequence ATGGAAGGGGTGAACCGAACCAGAGTGGATGAGTTTATCTTCTTGGGGCTGACGGATAACCCCATCCTGGAGACGGTGTTCCTCGTGACGTTCTCCGTCACCTACGTGCTCACCCTCCTGGGGAATCTGCTCATTGTCGTCACGGTGGCTTCCACCCCccgccttcacacccccatgtacttcttcctgggcAACCTGTCCCTCATTGACATCTGCCACTcatccgtcaccgtccccaagatgctggaggGCTTCCTGTCAGAGAGCAAGTCCATCTCCTTCGACGGCTGCGTCGCCCAGCTCTTCTTCCTGCACCTCTTCGCCTGCTCCGAGATCTTCCTGCTGACCGTCATGGcatacgaccgctacgtggccatctgtgtCCCGCTGCGCTACCCCACCGTGATGACGGTCAAGGTCAGCGTCCAGTTGGTCTCCGCGTTGTGGCTGGGGGGTGCCATCCACTCCCTGGTCCAGACCTTCTTGACCATCCGCCTGCCCTACTGCGGGCCCAACGTCATCGACAACTACTTCTGCGACGTGCCACAGGTCATCGGGCTGGCGTGCACGGACACCTACCTCACCGGGATGCTCATCGTATCCAACAGCGGGGCCATCTCCCTGTTCTGTTTCCTGGCCCTGTCGGCCTCCTACGCGGTCATCCTGGCCTCCCTGAGGAGGCAGTCGGCCGAGGGACGCCGGAAGGCCCTGTCCACCTGCTCCGTCCACTTCGTCATGGTGGTGTTTTTATTCGGACCCTGCATTTTCCTCTACACCCGGCCTCACAGCACATACGCCGCCGACAAGGTGGTGTCCATCTTCTACACCGTCATCACCCCTTggctcaaccccctcatctacaccctgcggaACGAAGAGGTGAAGAAGTCGATGAGGCAGCTCAGGAAAAGACGAGTCTTTATCTTGAGATCTTGCTTCTGA